A part of Halobacillus shinanisalinarum genomic DNA contains:
- a CDS encoding CAP domain-containing protein produces MGKKVMGLLLFVLLCGVIYFMIDAISTRETVKKDQETSKEPIKQENLAKDQTNLQSSFVKWLGVSSEEVLAEFGEPERIDKSSYGYDWWVYPKEGQYFQLGIKDDTVVTSVTYDQDLNESLKIGESYNRLNQEYAFQNEFPLKDGMFSFELTVKDLSERPLIALNDQWSAQLYFDTFTDKLSAIRAIRNDILLMLQPYQLNYRGELPQGPILTEEDWREINEGSEQQIYEMTNNIRASHDIDKLKKHKEAATVAFGHSKDMNQNNYFSHHSQNGNGVGERLRLGNVPFVRAGENIAAQYIDATAAIHGWLNSEGHRASLLDKRYTHIGVGVDQLYYTQNFLSLP; encoded by the coding sequence ATGGGGAAAAAGGTAATGGGCTTACTATTGTTTGTTCTGCTATGTGGAGTGATCTATTTTATGATAGATGCAATATCGACACGTGAAACAGTAAAAAAGGATCAAGAAACATCCAAAGAGCCTATTAAACAGGAGAACTTAGCAAAGGATCAAACGAATTTACAAAGTAGCTTTGTCAAGTGGCTAGGTGTATCAAGTGAGGAGGTCCTTGCCGAATTCGGAGAACCTGAGAGGATTGACAAAAGCTCGTATGGGTATGACTGGTGGGTATATCCCAAAGAAGGCCAATATTTTCAACTTGGCATCAAGGACGATACAGTCGTGACGAGTGTAACTTACGATCAAGATTTGAACGAGAGTCTGAAGATTGGTGAGAGCTATAATCGCTTAAACCAAGAGTACGCCTTTCAAAACGAGTTTCCACTTAAAGATGGAATGTTTTCTTTTGAGCTAACAGTCAAAGATCTCAGTGAGAGGCCGCTTATTGCCTTAAATGATCAATGGTCCGCTCAATTATACTTTGATACCTTTACCGATAAGCTTTCGGCTATCCGTGCAATAAGAAATGATATTTTATTAATGCTTCAGCCCTATCAATTAAACTATAGGGGGGAATTGCCTCAGGGACCTATACTGACAGAAGAGGACTGGCGTGAAATTAATGAAGGCTCGGAGCAGCAAATTTATGAGATGACGAATAATATTCGTGCTAGCCATGACATCGATAAGTTAAAGAAACATAAGGAAGCTGCGACAGTTGCTTTTGGCCATAGCAAGGATATGAATCAGAATAATTACTTCTCCCATCATTCACAAAATGGAAACGGTGTGGGCGAGAGGTTGAGACTGGGAAATGTCCCCTTTGTAAGAGCAGGGGAGAACATTGCAGCTCAGTATATTGATGCTACTGCAGCTATTCATGGCTGGTTAAATAGCGAAGGACATCGTGCATCATTACTCGATAAACGGTATACACATATCGGGGTAGGCGTAGACCAGCTGTATTACACGCAGAACTTCTTATCTCTGCCATGA
- a CDS encoding DUF420 domain-containing protein translates to MPLLPTLSTFFIVLSAILVAIGWRLISINRPKAHRATMIAASISALLFFIIYVSRTIFVGNTSFGGPDDIKIFYTIFLIFHIILATVGAVFGIVSLTLGFKRKIPKHRKVGPITSIIWFSTAVTGVMVYLLLYIIYDGGTTTSMLKAIFGL, encoded by the coding sequence ATGCCATTATTACCAACATTAAGTACGTTTTTCATTGTACTAAGTGCCATTTTAGTAGCTATTGGGTGGCGATTAATTTCTATAAATAGGCCTAAGGCACACAGGGCTACGATGATTGCCGCCTCTATTAGTGCATTACTATTTTTTATTATTTATGTCAGTCGAACGATCTTTGTGGGAAATACCAGCTTTGGCGGCCCAGATGATATAAAAATTTTCTATACGATCTTTCTAATTTTTCATATTATCTTGGCAACTGTAGGAGCAGTATTTGGTATCGTTTCGCTAACGTTAGGTTTCAAGCGGAAAATTCCTAAGCATCGCAAAGTCGGGCCAATAACGAGTATCATTTGGTTCTCTACTGCCGTTACCGGTGTTATGGTATACCTTCTGTTATATATTATTTATGATGGCGGCACGACGACTAGTATGCTAAAAGCTATTTTTGGTTTATAA
- the ylbD gene encoding YlbD family protein: MSEKVLHPSVQQFKKFVDANPNVKSQIRKNHNLIQSYYEKWMILGEEDSFWKSLSKAKSQTNSNKKDWMKQFGELMQDVNWEDVSKHIDDLDGAIGQILQLISNMQREKEKKTRQETIGYPYY, encoded by the coding sequence ATGAGTGAAAAAGTCTTACACCCAAGCGTTCAGCAATTTAAAAAATTTGTCGATGCCAATCCAAATGTGAAAAGTCAAATAAGAAAGAACCATAATCTGATCCAAAGTTATTATGAGAAGTGGATGATCTTGGGAGAGGAAGATTCCTTCTGGAAGTCGTTATCTAAAGCTAAGTCACAAACAAATAGTAATAAAAAGGATTGGATGAAACAGTTTGGAGAGCTTATGCAGGATGTGAATTGGGAAGATGTCTCAAAACATATTGATGACCTGGACGGAGCCATAGGCCAAATTCTGCAGCTTATTTCAAACATGCAACGTGAAAAGGAGAAGAAAACTAGACAAGAAACGATTGGGTATCCCTATTATTAA
- a CDS encoding YlbF family regulator: MLATMEIVDVLDRSESIGKMVMESEVMQNYQQAKLDLESNAGAQKLIRDFNNMKEQYEDVQRFGRYHPDYNNIMKSVRGVKREMDMHETVAHYKKAEREVQKLLDEISQSVAFSVSEQIKVPRNGMVFTDSGCGCGSGGGCGCAS; this comes from the coding sequence ATGTTAGCAACAATGGAGATTGTCGATGTATTAGACCGTTCGGAATCTATTGGCAAAATGGTAATGGAATCAGAAGTGATGCAAAATTACCAGCAAGCCAAACTAGATCTAGAGTCTAATGCTGGTGCACAAAAGTTAATCCGCGATTTTAATAATATGAAAGAGCAATATGAAGACGTGCAGCGTTTTGGTCGCTATCACCCTGATTACAATAATATAATGAAAAGTGTACGTGGGGTTAAGCGTGAAATGGACATGCATGAAACAGTGGCCCACTATAAGAAGGCTGAGCGTGAAGTTCAAAAGCTCTTGGACGAAATCAGTCAAAGTGTAGCTTTTAGTGTGAGTGAACAGATTAAGGTACCAAGAAATGGTATGGTGTTTACTGATTCAGGCTGTGGCTGTGGTTCTGGCGGAGGTTGTGGCTGTGCTTCATAA
- a CDS encoding SepM family pheromone-processing serine protease, producing MKSNKRIIITGIITILIVAFLGAYRLPYYIYKPGNADALNPFVEVTNGYPSEGDMHLVTVRGGQATPIQWLVAKVRPFQQIHPLDEIRPEGISEEEYFHAQLRMMESSQEAAKVVAYQASGEDIDINYEGVYVVNVLKGMPAAEQLQAGDEIVKVDGEKINESTELVNYVGGFDEGETVSLTIKRVGETLTKEIALATFPDNPDKAGVGISLVTDRTVEVDPKVTVKSGEIGGPSAGLMFSLEMYDQLTEKDFTKGYQIAGTGEINYEGQVGRIGGIDKKVVAADQDGVDIFFAPNEDGRKGSNYEVAKKAAEEIGTDMKVVPVDTFQDALEYLKELEPKE from the coding sequence ATGAAATCCAATAAACGGATTATAATAACGGGAATTATTACAATATTAATTGTTGCCTTTTTAGGAGCTTACCGTTTGCCTTATTATATTTATAAACCAGGGAATGCGGACGCGTTAAATCCATTTGTTGAAGTAACAAATGGGTATCCGAGTGAAGGAGATATGCATCTAGTTACCGTCAGAGGTGGACAAGCCACCCCTATTCAATGGCTAGTGGCAAAGGTAAGACCGTTTCAACAAATACATCCGCTTGATGAAATCAGGCCAGAAGGAATATCTGAGGAAGAATATTTTCATGCTCAGTTAAGAATGATGGAATCCTCTCAAGAAGCGGCAAAGGTTGTTGCCTATCAAGCATCTGGAGAAGATATCGATATTAATTATGAAGGTGTTTATGTCGTAAATGTCCTCAAAGGGATGCCTGCTGCAGAACAGCTACAGGCTGGTGATGAGATCGTTAAAGTAGATGGTGAAAAAATTAATGAATCGACTGAACTTGTGAATTATGTGGGTGGTTTTGACGAAGGAGAGACGGTTTCCCTGACGATTAAAAGGGTTGGGGAAACGCTTACGAAGGAAATCGCACTTGCGACATTTCCAGACAATCCAGATAAAGCAGGGGTAGGAATATCACTTGTAACGGATCGTACAGTTGAAGTAGATCCTAAGGTAACGGTTAAAAGCGGTGAAATTGGCGGTCCAAGTGCGGGGTTAATGTTCTCCCTTGAAATGTATGATCAACTAACGGAGAAAGACTTTACAAAAGGCTATCAAATAGCTGGTACTGGTGAAATTAATTATGAAGGTCAAGTAGGGAGAATCGGCGGGATAGATAAAAAGGTTGTAGCCGCTGATCAAGACGGTGTCGATATCTTTTTTGCACCAAATGAAGATGGAAGAAAAGGCTCCAATTATGAGGTGGCTAAAAAAGCAGCAGAAGAGATAGGGACGGATATGAAAGTTGTTCCTGTTGATACCTTCCAAGATGCATTGGAGTATTTGAAAGAGTTGGAACCAAAGGAATAA
- a CDS encoding YlbG family protein — protein sequence MRVKRQGIIVYFQHMKNIRQIKKHGHLIHASKKQKYALLYVDQEDTEFKMEKLERMPFVSRVILSHKSDIRTDYENAKPDKAKQYDYKMGI from the coding sequence ATGAGGGTAAAAAGACAAGGAATCATCGTATACTTTCAACATATGAAAAATATTCGTCAAATTAAGAAGCATGGCCATTTAATTCATGCTTCAAAAAAGCAAAAATATGCCCTCCTATATGTGGATCAGGAGGACACAGAGTTCAAAATGGAAAAACTTGAGCGTATGCCGTTTGTTTCTCGGGTCATTCTGTCACACAAATCCGATATTAGAACGGATTATGAAAATGCCAAGCCGGATAAAGCAAAGCAATATGATTATAAGATGGGGATTTGA
- a CDS encoding patatin-like phospholipase family protein has protein sequence MEHPKIGLALGSGGARGFAHLGVLKVLSDYGVPVSMIAGSSMGALVGSFYAAGQRIEDLYKLAFTFKRKYYLDFTVPKMGFIQGRRIKEYIRLFTFGKSIEEFNLPMSIIATDLSAGKKKVFQSGPASDAVRASIAIPGIFVPERINNRLYIDGGVIDRVPVSVVKQMGADIIIAVDCSHFDADPNIHSIYDVIIQSIDIMQDELITAMGISSDADIMIRPNVTTYSSRAFTNSKEIIEAGEAAAISQMDAIKHKIANWKESS, from the coding sequence ATGGAGCATCCTAAAATAGGGCTGGCACTTGGCTCAGGAGGTGCTCGTGGCTTTGCTCACTTAGGAGTACTTAAAGTATTGAGCGATTATGGAGTGCCTGTAAGTATGATTGCAGGGAGCAGTATGGGGGCCCTCGTTGGTTCATTTTATGCAGCGGGACAACGGATTGAAGACTTATATAAATTAGCCTTCACGTTCAAACGGAAGTATTATCTTGATTTTACAGTCCCGAAAATGGGCTTCATTCAGGGACGAAGAATTAAGGAGTATATCCGTTTGTTTACGTTTGGTAAATCAATTGAAGAATTTAACTTACCAATGTCGATTATTGCTACAGATTTATCGGCTGGTAAAAAGAAAGTATTTCAAAGCGGACCTGCGAGTGATGCTGTACGAGCAAGTATTGCGATCCCGGGGATATTTGTTCCTGAGAGGATTAATAACCGTCTGTATATTGACGGAGGTGTGATTGATAGAGTACCTGTGTCGGTCGTAAAACAAATGGGAGCTGATATCATTATTGCCGTTGACTGCTCTCATTTCGATGCGGATCCAAACATCCATTCCATATATGATGTCATCATCCAAAGCATCGATATTATGCAAGATGAGCTCATTACTGCGATGGGGATTTCCTCGGATGCAGATATTATGATCCGTCCAAATGTAACGACATACAGTTCCCGCGCTTTTACAAATAGTAAGGAAATCATTGAAGCAGGGGAAGCAGCAGCGATCTCACAGATGGACGCAATTAAACACAAGATTGCTAACTGGAAGGAGTCATCATAG
- the ylbJ gene encoding sporulation integral membrane protein YlbJ: MIDIAKLTTATFTILLIFFTFALILFPGASLTASLRGMDLWATKVFPSLLPFFIIAELLFGFGVVHGVGALCERFMRPLFNVPGTGGFVWVMGMVSGYPAGAKWTRDLRENGHITRIEAERLVSFTNASSPLFLIGVVAVGFFADPALGLFIVAAHYGANLFVGLGMRFYRFREEPHSGKAQTKSLLEALKLIHYTRMNDGRSFGQLLGDAVVRSVQTLILVGGFIMLFSVLTELLKQTGAIQLFSILFTLVGIQEVFQIPLTAGLFEITTGINAITDTHTPLIAQLVLVSFILGFHGLSIQAQIASILADTDIRFAPYFWARFAQGAFAAILIFIFYQYFDITKNSVNAWTGNHNQENIFLSFLDHYGPPFTLFILAYTIYLLWLRKRRKHPRL; the protein is encoded by the coding sequence GTGATTGATATTGCTAAATTAACAACGGCCACTTTCACTATCTTACTGATCTTCTTTACATTTGCACTTATTCTCTTTCCGGGGGCATCCCTAACCGCAAGCTTACGGGGAATGGACTTATGGGCAACTAAAGTCTTTCCATCCTTACTTCCCTTTTTCATTATTGCGGAGTTATTATTTGGTTTCGGTGTCGTTCACGGGGTAGGAGCTCTTTGCGAACGATTCATGCGACCATTATTTAACGTACCAGGGACAGGTGGATTTGTTTGGGTGATGGGTATGGTTAGTGGTTACCCTGCAGGTGCAAAGTGGACAAGGGATTTACGTGAAAACGGACACATTACTCGAATTGAGGCTGAACGCCTCGTATCATTTACGAACGCTTCTAGTCCGCTTTTCCTTATTGGGGTGGTCGCCGTTGGGTTCTTTGCCGACCCCGCATTAGGTCTTTTCATCGTTGCAGCACATTATGGGGCAAATTTATTTGTAGGTCTTGGCATGAGATTTTACCGGTTTAGAGAGGAGCCTCATTCCGGAAAAGCACAAACAAAGTCCCTATTGGAAGCACTTAAATTGATCCACTATACAAGGATGAATGATGGTCGTTCGTTTGGTCAGCTTCTTGGTGATGCTGTTGTACGTTCAGTACAGACACTCATACTAGTCGGCGGATTCATTATGTTATTCTCTGTGCTTACAGAACTTCTCAAACAAACAGGAGCGATTCAGTTATTTTCAATCCTATTTACACTAGTCGGCATCCAAGAAGTATTTCAAATCCCCCTCACCGCAGGATTATTTGAAATAACGACAGGAATTAACGCAATAACAGATACGCATACACCCCTGATTGCACAGCTTGTTTTGGTCAGCTTTATACTTGGATTTCACGGTCTCTCTATACAAGCACAAATAGCCAGTATTCTAGCTGATACCGATATTCGTTTCGCTCCTTACTTTTGGGCAAGATTCGCACAAGGAGCCTTTGCTGCCATTCTCATTTTCATTTTCTATCAATACTTCGATATAACAAAAAACTCTGTTAATGCTTGGACTGGCAACCACAATCAGGAAAACATATTTTTATCATTTCTAGATCATTATGGTCCACCTTTTACCTTATTCATACTTGCTTATACGATTTATTTGCTGTGGTTAAGAAAGCGTCGAAAGCACCCTCGCCTCTAA
- a CDS encoding CBS domain-containing protein, with amino-acid sequence MKTVKDVMTSDVSVCQSNETLYDAASMMKQQNVGAVPIADENGQLMGMVTDRDLVIRGYAGKSPDSTPIQQVMSDHLYHVSPETSLEEASQLMAKHQVRRLPVVENGKLTGIISLGDLSVEDMSDHAAGVALQDISERPELH; translated from the coding sequence ATGAAGACTGTAAAAGATGTGATGACAAGTGACGTATCCGTTTGTCAATCTAATGAAACTTTATATGACGCTGCTAGCATGATGAAACAACAAAATGTTGGTGCCGTACCCATTGCTGATGAAAATGGGCAATTAATGGGAATGGTAACAGACCGTGATTTGGTCATTCGAGGGTACGCGGGAAAGAGTCCTGACAGCACACCTATTCAACAAGTCATGAGTGATCACCTTTATCATGTTAGTCCAGAGACGTCCCTAGAAGAAGCGAGTCAGTTAATGGCTAAACATCAAGTTCGTCGACTCCCAGTAGTGGAAAATGGCAAGTTGACTGGAATTATCTCCCTAGGTGATTTATCTGTGGAGGATATGTCCGATCATGCAGCTGGTGTTGCTTTACAAGACATTTCAGAGCGTCCAGAGCTCCATTAA
- a CDS encoding YugN family protein has product MKLEGTGIDGLLIDVEPLTMIMESNGFILAGSWDYERVSYDYKVNSPEKNITYYIRIQGYAIEGDVDKGNAVIQLVTPLLGKHHYPHGVEYGEQEGFSSSMIDKATSAVKKIQEQVKGHHKS; this is encoded by the coding sequence ATGAAATTGGAAGGTACAGGAATCGATGGCCTGCTCATTGATGTAGAGCCGCTTACTATGATCATGGAAAGTAATGGATTTATTTTAGCTGGATCATGGGATTATGAACGAGTAAGCTACGATTACAAAGTGAACTCTCCAGAGAAGAACATTACTTATTATATCCGTATCCAAGGGTATGCTATTGAGGGCGATGTAGATAAAGGGAATGCTGTCATCCAACTGGTAACCCCTCTATTAGGTAAACATCATTATCCGCACGGCGTTGAATACGGCGAACAAGAAGGTTTCTCTTCAAGTATGATTGATAAAGCAACTAGTGCAGTTAAAAAAATACAAGAACAAGTCAAAGGACATCATAAATCATAA
- a CDS encoding DUF7147 family protein: MIQKFIELGEGYADIYELIELGRQMPDRIQHAIAFYSEKSHRPVASLALIMKPTTEQKFQSIYICREGIPNPHEKPNQRFELFKDMVESNEKKVNEFTVKPSNIFPETELYYQYLIGILRTNKFIPPLS; this comes from the coding sequence TTGATCCAAAAATTTATTGAACTTGGAGAAGGATACGCGGATATTTACGAACTAATTGAATTAGGCCGGCAAATGCCTGATCGAATACAACACGCGATTGCTTTTTATAGTGAAAAGTCACATCGTCCAGTAGCATCTCTCGCACTGATTATGAAACCTACTACTGAGCAAAAGTTTCAATCCATCTATATATGCAGAGAAGGAATCCCTAATCCGCATGAAAAGCCGAACCAACGCTTTGAACTTTTCAAGGATATGGTGGAAAGCAATGAGAAGAAAGTGAATGAATTCACGGTTAAGCCTTCAAACATCTTCCCTGAAACGGAGTTGTATTATCAATATTTAATCGGTATTCTTAGAACGAATAAGTTTATTCCTCCACTTTCATAA
- the ytvI gene encoding sporulation integral membrane protein YtvI → MFRYLTKRQWTLILLALLLIIAGYFILPISVPLIIALVTALFLNSSVRWIQFRFRINRKMSVTIVFLLFLLLISLLGAYAVTGAITQIVQLADNAPTYINQINNVFINWENNLDSFTQNMPPEFVDKVTSELLSTLDATTQAISQKLQLGNIAVIAAKIPEYLVSFLVYLIALFLFMLDMPRLREKMHNQLTEATSEKVKFMNARLSYVVFGFLKAQFLVSIIVFIVSLIGLLLIAPEVAIVMSLIIWVIDFIPIIGSIAILGPWSLYMFITGDITLGTKLAILAIILLAIRRTVEPKVMGSHIGLSPLATLIAMYLGLQLIGLMGFILGPLTLIAFNSAKEAGIIKWNLKI, encoded by the coding sequence TTGTTCCGCTATCTTACTAAACGTCAATGGACCCTCATCCTACTCGCTTTACTTTTAATTATAGCAGGGTATTTCATTTTGCCGATATCAGTTCCGCTCATAATAGCACTGGTTACCGCTTTATTTTTAAATTCTTCTGTGCGATGGATTCAATTTCGATTTCGAATTAATAGGAAAATGTCGGTTACGATCGTCTTCCTCTTATTTCTGCTATTAATTAGCTTGTTAGGTGCATATGCAGTCACCGGGGCCATTACACAGATCGTTCAACTTGCAGATAATGCACCCACTTATATTAATCAAATCAATAATGTTTTTATAAATTGGGAAAATAACCTGGATAGTTTCACACAAAATATGCCACCGGAATTTGTTGATAAAGTAACTAGCGAACTACTGAGCACCCTAGATGCGACAACACAGGCGATCTCACAGAAACTGCAGCTTGGCAACATTGCTGTCATTGCCGCAAAGATCCCTGAATATCTCGTAAGTTTCCTTGTTTACCTTATTGCTTTATTCCTGTTTATGTTAGATATGCCTCGATTGAGAGAGAAGATGCATAATCAATTGACCGAAGCGACATCAGAGAAGGTTAAATTCATGAATGCCCGATTATCTTATGTAGTTTTCGGTTTTTTAAAAGCACAATTTTTAGTCAGTATTATTGTATTTATCGTCTCTCTGATTGGACTTTTATTGATTGCTCCAGAAGTAGCTATTGTAATGTCTCTGATCATTTGGGTCATTGACTTTATACCAATCATTGGATCGATTGCCATATTAGGTCCGTGGTCTTTGTACATGTTTATCACTGGCGATATCACCTTAGGTACGAAGCTTGCTATACTGGCTATTATACTGTTAGCTATTCGTAGAACCGTGGAACCCAAAGTGATGGGGAGTCACATTGGGTTATCTCCGCTTGCCACATTAATCGCAATGTATCTAGGCTTACAGTTAATCGGATTAATGGGCTTTATCCTCGGTCCGCTTACACTGATTGCTTTTAACTCGGCTAAAGAAGCGGGTATAATTAAGTGGAACCTAAAGATATAA
- the coaD gene encoding pantetheine-phosphate adenylyltransferase: MTRLAICPGSFDPVTYGHLDIIQRGAKVFDHVTVAVFNNQSKAPLFNVHERVALLEEVTKDLPNVSVDACDGLLMDYAEEKGAQAIIRGLRAVSDFEYEMQITSMNRKLNEEIETFFMMTNNQYSFLSSSIVKEVAKYRANISDLVPPTVEEALKDKYK; this comes from the coding sequence ATGACAAGGTTAGCGATTTGTCCAGGTAGCTTCGATCCTGTTACATACGGACACTTGGATATTATTCAACGCGGGGCGAAAGTTTTCGACCATGTAACGGTAGCTGTATTCAACAATCAAAGCAAGGCCCCGTTATTTAATGTGCATGAGCGTGTGGCTCTGTTAGAAGAAGTAACGAAGGACTTGCCTAACGTTTCAGTCGATGCCTGTGACGGACTTTTGATGGACTATGCTGAGGAAAAGGGGGCCCAAGCTATTATTCGTGGATTGCGTGCAGTCAGTGACTTTGAATATGAGATGCAAATCACTTCGATGAACCGAAAGCTTAATGAAGAAATCGAAACTTTTTTCATGATGACGAATAATCAGTACTCTTTCCTGAGCTCAAGTATTGTCAAGGAAGTGGCTAAATACCGGGCTAATATATCTGATTTAGTTCCTCCGACAGTTGAAGAAGCATTAAAAGATAAATATAAATAA
- a CDS encoding GNAT family N-acetyltransferase, which yields MEFSTRRIRFIPISIDLAQLIIKNPLDFFHAFHLPWDKNWPHDGLKAILPLYIEMLEEDQDVLGYGPWVMIDRNVEEILGDIGFKGKREDGVLEIGYQIVTSKRNQGLATEAVKAMCDWAFQQPGITGVEAECDERNIPSQKVLINSGFAQTTRKGNIIFLKKEKFIHDKEKSSSRKQQ from the coding sequence ATGGAATTTTCGACGAGGCGTATAAGATTTATCCCCATCTCGATTGATTTAGCACAATTGATTATAAAAAATCCTCTCGATTTTTTTCATGCTTTTCACTTGCCGTGGGACAAGAACTGGCCGCACGATGGTTTAAAAGCAATCTTACCCCTCTACATTGAAATGCTAGAAGAAGACCAAGATGTGTTGGGCTACGGTCCTTGGGTGATGATTGATCGTAATGTAGAAGAGATTCTTGGTGATATTGGATTCAAAGGGAAGAGAGAAGATGGGGTACTTGAGATTGGTTACCAGATTGTTACCTCAAAACGTAATCAAGGTCTTGCTACAGAGGCTGTAAAGGCAATGTGTGATTGGGCTTTTCAACAACCAGGTATTACAGGCGTAGAGGCTGAATGTGACGAAAGAAATATTCCCTCACAAAAAGTGCTTATCAATAGTGGATTCGCTCAGACCACCAGAAAAGGGAATATCATTTTTTTAAAAAAAGAAAAATTCATTCATGATAAGGAAAAGAGTTCCTCTAGAAAACAACAATAA
- the rsmD gene encoding 16S rRNA (guanine(966)-N(2))-methyltransferase RsmD produces the protein MRVIAGVHKGRQLKPVPNHRTRPTTDKVKESLFQIIGPFFDGGQVLDLFAGSGGLGIESLSRGAEHCVFVDQQQKAVQVIHENLDALKLRDQAEVFRTDAFRAIKAAGKRELSFQYIFLDPPYKKFSCRELMEMLLNEALVAEGGIVVCEHDASENIPEQVGNLKQIKSEKYGSNIGVSIFRTEVTI, from the coding sequence ATGAGGGTGATTGCAGGCGTACATAAGGGAAGACAGCTTAAACCTGTACCTAATCATAGAACAAGGCCTACTACAGATAAGGTGAAAGAATCATTGTTCCAAATCATTGGACCTTTTTTTGATGGCGGGCAAGTATTAGACCTATTTGCGGGAAGCGGCGGTCTAGGCATTGAATCGCTAAGCCGTGGGGCCGAGCACTGTGTGTTTGTTGATCAGCAACAAAAGGCCGTACAGGTTATTCATGAGAACCTTGATGCTCTCAAGTTAAGAGATCAGGCTGAAGTTTTCAGAACGGATGCGTTTCGTGCGATTAAAGCAGCTGGAAAGAGAGAGCTTTCTTTTCAATACATATTTTTAGATCCCCCTTATAAGAAATTTTCTTGCAGGGAATTAATGGAAATGCTTTTAAATGAAGCACTCGTTGCAGAAGGCGGGATCGTTGTTTGTGAACATGATGCATCAGAGAATATCCCCGAACAAGTAGGGAATCTTAAGCAAATAAAATCTGAGAAGTATGGCAGCAATATAGGTGTTTCTATTTTTCGAACTGAGGTGACAATATGA